One genomic region from Fictibacillus marinisediminis encodes:
- a CDS encoding electron transfer flavoprotein subunit beta/FixA family protein → MNLYVILKRTFDTEEKISISNGQISHDSAEYIINPYDEYAIEEAITLREAHGGEVTVVTVGTEESEKELRTALAMGADKAVLIDSEDLESSDQYTTSAVLAEFFKDKEYDLILGGNVAIDNGSGQVGPRLAELLGIPQVTTITKIEINGTDVAIERDVEGDVEKIETKLPLLVTAQQGLNEPRYPSLPGIMKAKKKPLETLEIDDLDIDEEDVEAKTKTVEVFLPPKKEAGKILSGEVNDQVKELVSLLRSEAKVI, encoded by the coding sequence ACAGATTTCTCATGATAGTGCCGAGTATATCATTAATCCTTATGATGAATATGCGATTGAAGAAGCGATTACCCTTCGCGAAGCCCATGGGGGTGAAGTGACGGTTGTAACCGTAGGAACCGAAGAGTCAGAAAAAGAACTTCGTACAGCGTTGGCTATGGGTGCAGACAAAGCCGTTTTAATTGATAGCGAAGATCTTGAGAGCTCCGACCAATATACAACATCTGCAGTGCTGGCTGAGTTTTTCAAGGATAAAGAATATGATCTTATCCTTGGAGGAAACGTTGCGATCGATAACGGTTCCGGACAAGTCGGGCCGCGTTTGGCTGAACTATTAGGAATCCCGCAAGTCACAACCATTACGAAAATTGAAATCAATGGAACGGACGTAGCGATTGAGCGTGATGTGGAAGGAGACGTTGAGAAAATTGAAACGAAGCTTCCCTTGCTCGTCACAGCTCAGCAAGGTTTGAACGAACCGCGCTATCCATCGTTGCCAGGGATCATGAAAGCAAAGAAAAAGCCGCTTGAAACACTCGAAATCGATGATCTTGATATCGATGAAGAAGATGTTGAAGCAAAAACGAAGACCGTTGAAGTATTCTTGCCGCCTAAAAAAGAAGCTGGAAAAATTTTAAGCGGAGAAGTCAATGACCAAGTGAAAGAATTAGTTTCATTACTACGCTCAGAAGCAAAAGTGATATAA